The following DNA comes from Micromonospora chokoriensis.
AGCGACGGCGCGACGGTCGCGTTGTTCATCGCGTTCTGACTGGCCGAGCCCATCTGCGAGTAGTTCGAGAACAACCCGAAGTTCATCGAACCCCACCTGGTCCCGTTGTCGTGGGTGGTGGCGTAGACCAGTTGCTGGCCGTTGTACGGCGCGACGGTGAAGTCCTTCAGCGACACCCAACCCGACCTCGGCTGCGCCAGCGCGCCGGTCGACGACCACCGGTACGACGACGGGAGATCGCAGGTGTTGGTGGGAGGCGGAGTGGTCGGCGGTGGGTCGGTGGGCGGCGGGGTGGTGGTCGGCGGAGTGGTCGGTGTGGTGCCACCGGTGCACGTGACGCCGTTGAGAGCGAAGCTGGTCGGCACCGGGTTGCTGCCCGTCCACGAGCCGTTGAAGCCGAACGACACCGAGCCGTTGGTCGGGACCGAGCCGTTGTAGCTCACGTTCTTCGCCGTCACCGCCGAACCGCTCTGCGTCACCGCGGTGCTCCACGCCTGCGTCACCGTCTGCCCGGCGCCGTACGACCACGTCAGCGTCCAACTGGTCAGCGGGTCGCCCAGGTTCGTAAGGGCCACGTTGGCGGTGAAGCCGCCCTGCCACTGCGACGCCACGGCGTAGTTCACCGAACAACCCGCTGCTGCGGCGCCCGCCGGCAGCGCCGCGACAACCGACGACGACACCAGTAGGGCAACGCCGGCCGAGACCAGGCCGACATTGGTAGCTCTGGATCTGGTCATATAGCACCTTCCTGACGGGATGGCGGCCAATGCATTGATGGTGGTCACCGCGAGCGGAGCGCATGTGAGCGTTAACAGGCCGCGTCAGGTATGTTACGGGAGCGCTCCCATAACCTCAAACCATTGAAGATGTTAATTATTTCAAGAGGTGAGTGAGCGTGCTCAGCGCTGGTCTACAGCGCTGGCAGCACCGGCAATGGCGATCGAGACCGGAGCGCCCAACTCGACGGTACGGGAGACCGTGCAGAGCCGGTCGTGCGACTGCTGCAACGAGCGGGGCAACGCCTCGCGCGCCCGGTCGCCGTCCGCGCCGGCCGGGAACGTCACGGTGAACTCGACAGTGATGTTCTGCATCCGGTTGCCCCCGGACTCGTCCCGGATCTTGTCGCCGGTGACCGCGACGGAGAACTGCGTCGGTTCGGCGCGACGGCTGGTGATGTGGTCCACGTCGACCGCGCTGCAACCGCCGATGGCCGCCAGGAGCAACTCCACGGGTGTGAAGCTGGAGTCCTCGCCCGTGCCCAGCGACATCGACCCGCCACGGACGTTACGCGCGACGTAGTTACCCACGCTGGTGCGCTCGATCTGCACCGAGCGGAAAGTGTCCTCACTCATGACCGGAAACCTACCCAGGCTTCGCCGGGATCGTGCGGCGAGTGCGGATCCCCGTCCAGCCGGTGGTCGGGATCGGTCCGCCACCCCGTCCGCAAGGGAGGAACGGACGAGGCACTAGCATTGCCGCCGTCCACGACGGCTCTGCTGAAACGAGGCGACATGCGTTGGCTCCGGCGGTTGCTGGGCGGTAGGCGGGTCCAGCTCGACCCGGGACGACAGCAGACGCTGTTGCGGGACGCCCAGTCCCGCTACGGCGCCCACGCGCAGGTCCGGTTCCCGGACCAGGTCGAGGCGCTGACCGCAGCGCTGGACAGCGACGACGGCCTGGTGGTGGCCGCCCGGATCGTGAGCCAGGTCGCCGACGAGGCCCACGTGGATCTTCAGGCCCAGGCCCACGAGATCCACCGACGGACGGGCCGGCGACTCCTGGTGCACCGCCGCAACTACCGGCCGCTGTGGGTGGAGGCCGGCCACGCCCTGCGCTGGCCGCTGTTCGCCCTGCCGAGCGGCTTCCACCCGTACGCGCAGGTGACCGCCGCGGTCACGGTGGTCGGCAGCCGAGCGCCGCGGCTGGAGCGGGTGACCGACCCGAACCCGCTGCTGACCCGCGTGTTCGAGGTGCTCGACCTCACCACCGCCGCCTGGGAGTACGGACGGGTGCGGGTGGACACCGACGCCGCCGTCCTGGCCGATCGACTGATCCTGAGCGCCGGGCAGGTCCTCGCGGCCATGGACGCCCCGCCCCGGCTGCCACCGGCGGTCCGGGAGCTGATGCGCCGCAACAACACCGTCAGCGTGCACGACCCGGCCGGCCCTCGGGCGGTGGGTGGCATCAACCTGGGCGCGCGGATGCGCGAGAACTTCCTGGTCTGAGCAGCCGCGCTACCGCTCGGGACGCCGACGGGCGAGATGGACGACGATGTCGGCGGCGAGGTCGACCGTCTCGGGCAGGACCTGCGTGATCCGGTCGAAGACCTGCTCCTGTTCCGAGGTCGGCAGTTCGAGGTACGCCGAGATCGTCGACAGGTGCCCGACGTAGTCGTCGGCGCTCATCGTCAGACGCCGCTCGATCACGACCTGCCGCACATCGGTGAACCACTCGGACCGCTGAAGCTCGGTGCCCGGCCACTGCATCGCCTGCCCCGGGGGCGTGCCGTCGGGAGACGGCACCTCGTCGCTCTCCAGAAACGGCGCCCGGACCGCACGCACCGCCTCCGCCACCGCCGGATCCGCCGGCTGGATCGGGGCGCCGAACGAGGCGAACACGCCACCCGGCTCCACCAGCGCGGCCATCCGCGACCACCGACCCTCCGCCTTCGTCCAGTGCAGCGCCGCGGCCGCGTACACCAGGTCGTATGTCTCCCCCGGTCGCAGGTCCTCGAATGCGGCCTGCACGGTCTGGACGCGGGACGGCACATGTTTGCGCAGTTCGGCGAGCATGGCCCCGTCCGGCTCGGTCGCGGTGACCATGACCTCCCGTCGGGTGAACAGACGGGTTGCCTTGCCTGTCCCCGCACCGATCTCCAGGGCCGTCCGAACCGGCCGGCCCGCGTAGGTCATCACCAGGTCGAGAAGCTCGACGGGATATCCCGGCCGGTACCGTTCGTATGCTTCCGCCACCATCCCGAAGCTCAGCGCGCGAGCAGACATGCCGACAATCCTGTCACGACTCACGTCGTCGATGCTCGATCTTCCTCCCCTGATCGACAAGGCGCTTGCGCATCGTCAGGGCGACGGCAACTCCGCGCAACCGCTTGCCGCCCCGCCGAGCGCCTCCCGACCATTGGCGGATGAGCCCGGGAGGTCCTGTCATCCTCGCGGTCGACCTGGGCACCACGACCGTCCGGGCGGCATCGTTCGCGCTGGACGGCACCGTGCGGCACGTCGAGACACGGCGGTGTCCACTCCTGCAGCCGGCACCCGGCTGGCTGGTGGTGGAGCCCGACGTCCTCATGGCGGCCACCCTGGCGGCGATGTCCGCCTGCGCCGCCGCCATCGAGGGCGCGGAGGTCGTCGCTGTCACGCTCAGCACCGCCAGGGGCGCCCTGATCGGGTTGGACGCGACGCTGACGCCGGTGACGCCGCTGCTCACCCGGCACGACTCGCGGTCCGCCGAGGCAGCCCGCGACCTGCGGTCCTCCGGCCAGAGCCGAGAGTTGCACCGATTGTCGGGCACACCTGTGCACCCGGGCAGCCCGCTCTGCAAACTCATGTGGTTCGCCCGCCACGAGCCGTACCTCTGCGCCGCGACGCGGTGGTGGGTCGGCCTCAAGGACTACGCGCTCCACCGGCTGACCGGGGCGGTGGTGACCGAGCTGTCCTCGGCTTCCGGCACCGGACTGTTCGACGTCCACCGGCGGATGTGGAGTCCTGCGGTCCTCGACCTCGCCGGGGTGTCCGAGAGTCAACTGCCCCCGGTCCTGCCCACGACGGCCGTCCTGCGGCTGTCGGCGACGGCGGGCCGGTCGGTCGGCCTGCCGTCCGGCACACCTGTCGTCGTGGGCGCGTGCCACGAACCGGCGCGCGCTCTGGGCACCGCGGCGATCGACAGCACCGTCGCCTGTGTGACGCTGGGTGCCACCGGGTCCCTGCGGACGGTGGTCGCCGCTCCCCTCGTCGACGGAACGGAGACCTTCACCTGCGGCGCGTTGACCGACGACACGTGGGTTCTCGGCGCCACGGTGGCCAACGGCGGCAACGTCGTGCGGTGGGCCGGTCACACCCTCGCGCCCGAGCATCCGTCGACGTCCGGTGACGACTGGGCACCGCCCGCGCTCCTGAGGCTCGCCGAACGGATCGCTCCGGGAAGCGACGGCCTCGTGATGCTGCCCCACGCGCGCGACGACCGGGCCCACCCGGAGGGCTCCGGCCCGTTGGGGGCGTACCTGGGGTTGCGGGGGCACCACTCTCGCGGTCATCTGGTGCGGGCCGCCGTGGAGGGCGTCTGCCTGCAACTCGGTGGCGTTCGCGACCGCCTGGCCGAGGTGACGCCGGTCAGCAGCGTTCACCTGGCCGGGGGCGCGTTTTCCTCTCCCCTGTGGCGGCAGGTGATGGCGGCGGTCCTGGACTGTCCGGTGCGGGCGTCGGGCGCGACCGACGACGCGGCCCTCGGCGCGGCCGCGCTCGGGCTCTTCGCGATCGGTCTCTCCCCCGACCTGCAGGGGGCGGTCACCCAACTCGATCCGGAGGGCACCCGCAGCGAACCGGTCACCGTCGACCCGGCCCTCGCCGCGGCGTACCGCGGCCTACGGACGAAGCTGCCCGTACTCCGCACCGTGGTGGGACGGGTGGGCGACATCCTCGACGAGGCGGCCGCCGGGCACGCCGACGGGCGGACCGACGCGCTGCCCCGCGACGCCGTGGGCGGTTGACGAGGCCGCCGCTCAGTGCTCTGGCTCGTCCTTGACCCGCGCCACGAGCTGCGTCGGATTGACGTAGCGCAGGGCGACGACGAGCAGGACGAGCATCATCGAGGTGTAGATGACCGCCATGGCGTCGACCGACTGCTGGGCCCGGATCCCGGACGCCGACATCGAGTAGTAGAGCGCCACGACGAGGGTCTGCGAGTCCGGCCCGGCGGTGAGGAAGGTCAGTTCGAACATCCCCACCGTCCGCACGAGGACGAGGATCGCGGAGGCGAGGATGCCCGGGACGAGCAACGGTGCGAGGACCCGGAGGAACACCGTCCGCAGTCCCGCTCCGCACATGCGCGCGGCGCTCTCGACCCGCGGGTCGATCTGCTCGATGAACGGGGTCATCGTCAGGATGACGAAGGGCACCGAGGGTACGAGGTTGGCGAGCACCACCCCGGACATGTTCCCGGCCAGACCAAACTTGTAGAGGACGGTCGCCAGCGGAATGCCGTACGTGATCGGCGGCATCAGGATGGGCAGCAGGAACACGAGGAAGATCAACCGTTTGCCGGGGAACGACCGCCGCGCGAGCACGTAGGCCGCCGGCACGCCGATCAGCAGCGAGAGACCCACGACGAGTACGGAGACCTCCAGCGTCACGACGATGACCCGCAGGAGCGCGAACTCCTCCCAGGCCCGCCCGTACCAGCTGGTGGTGTAGCCGTCGGGCAGCCAGGTGTCGAACCAGCGCTGGCCGAACGAGCTGACCAGCACGGACGCCACGACGCCCAACAGGTTGAGGAAGAAGAAGACGACGACGCCCCACACGATCCAGGCGGCGGGTCGCGCGACGATGCGCCGACGTGCGGTGCGGGCGGGGGACGGCGTCGGTGGCGCCTCGGTGATCGTTGCCATCAGCCCTTGCCTCCGGTGGAGCCGGTGTAGAAACGGCTGCGCGCGGCCAACACCACCGCGATGATCACCAACTCGACGAAGCCCATGATCATCGCGATGGCCGAGGCGTACGGGTAGTCGTACTGCTCGTACGCCGCCTGGTACGCGGCGAGGGAGATGACGCGCGTCTCGCCGGCCGGGTTGCCGACCAGGACGGCCGACGGGAACACGCTGAACGCCAGCACGAAGGTCAGGCAGAAGGTCGTGGCCAGGCCGGGCATCAGGAGCGGAAGGGTGATCCTGGTGAACCGGCGACGCCAGTCCGCCCCCAACGTCGCGGCCGCCCGTTCCAGGGTCGGATCGATGCCGGAGAGGTACGAGAGCACCAGCAGGAACGCGAACGGAAATCCGGTGATCACCAACGAGAAGAAGACACCCCAGTAGTTGTGGGTCAGTCGCACCGGCTCGTCGACGAGGTTCGTGGCCAGCAGGATCCGGTTGAACCAGCCGGTCGGGCCGAGGAAGTTCAGCAACCCCTGGGCGGTGAGCACCGTGCCGAGCGTGATCGGCACGACCAGCACTGTGGTGACCAGCCGCTTGGCCCGGAAGCGCCCGCGCATCCGGTAGGCGATCGGCACCGCGGCGAGGACGTTCAGCAGCGCGGCGGGCAACGCGATCCGCAGCGTGATCCAGATCGTGCCCCGCTCGTAGGCGTCGGAGAAGAACCGGACGTAGTCGCTGAACGGCCCACCCCTGGTCGGCTGGAACGAGAGCCCCAGCCCGTAGAAGAACGGGTAGAGGAACAGGGCGACAACGAACACCAGGGCCGGCACCAGCAACCAGAGCTGACGGTCGATGCCCCGCTCGGCGAGACGGTGCTGCCAGTGCGTCAACGGTCTGCCGGGCCGGCTGCCGCTCACCGCGCCGCCTCCACGACGTCCGCGAGACGGTCGGTCGGCTGCGCCGCGTCGGCGGGATAGACCAGGAGCCGCTGCGGGTCGACGGCGAGCGTGACCCGGTCGCCCGGTGCGATGCGCTGCTCGGTCCGCAGGTGCAGCAACAGGCCCGTGTCGGTGCGCGCCTCGGCCGCCAACTCACGCCCCTGGTACTCCACCACCTCGACGGTGGCCGGCAGGGCGTCACGGGCCTCGCCGGACCCGTCGACGCGGACGTCCTCGGGGCGCACCGCGACCACCGCGTCCACCCCGGCACGCAGGTCTCCGACGGCCTCGCCGACCAGTCGATGACCAGACGACCCGACGGTGGCCCGCACGCCGTCGACCTGCTCGACCCGGCCCGGCCACAGGTTGCGGTAGCCCATGAAGTCGGCGACGTGTCGGTTCGCCGGCCGGGTGTGCAGCTCACGCGGCGAGCCGACCTGCTGCACCCGCCCCTCCCGCAGCACCACCAACCGGTCGGCCAGGGACAACGCCTCCTCCTGGTCGTGCGTGACGTAGACGGTGGTGAGGCCCAGCGACTGGTGCAGCCGGCGGATCTCGGTGCGCATCTCCAGACGCAGCTTGGCGTCGAGGTTGCTCAACGGCTCGTCCATCAGGACGAGGGACGGCTCGAACACGACGGCACGGGCGATGGCGACGCGTTGCTGTTGACCACCCGAGAGCTGGCCGGGCAGCTTGTCGACGTGGTCCTCCAGCCGTACCAGCCGCACCGCCTCCTCCGTACGCCGGCGCGTCTCCTCCTTCGGCAACCGCCGCATCCGGAGCCCGAAGGCGATGTTCGCCCGTACCGTCAGGTGGGGGAAGAGCGCGTAGCTCTGGAACACCATGCCGAAACCGCGCCGCTCCGGCGGCAGCGTGTCGATGCGGCGCTCGTCCTGCCAGATGCTCCCGGCCGTCAACGGCAGGAGCCCGGCCAGGCAGTTCAACGCCGTCGACTTGCCGCAGCCGGACGGGCCGAGCAGCGCGATGAACTCCCCCGCCTCGATCGTCAGGTCCAACTCGGTGAGCGCGGCCTGCCCACCGAACCGGCGGGACACCCCGTCCAGGCGGAGCCGGGAGAAGGCGCTCATCCCTGCTTGACCTTCCCGCCGCCGATCTCGCGGTCCCAGCGGTTGAACGCCGCCACGAGACTCTTCGCGTCGAGCGGGACCTCGGTGGGGTTACCGGCGATCAGCGCGTCGTACTCGGGGCGGCCGAACTCGCGGATCGCGTCCTGGCTCTTCTGCGGCGCCGACGTGAGCTGGACGTCCTTCACCGCCGGCCCGGGGTAGAAGTACCCCTCGTCGTACGCCTTCGCCTGCTGCTCGGGGGTGAGCATGAACGCCAGCAGGGCCAGCACCGCGGCCTGCGTGTCGGTCGACACGCCCTTGGGCATGACGGCGTAGTGCGCGTCGGTGACCCAGTGGAACCCGTCGATCGTGGCGATCCGCGCGTCCTTGGGCACCGTGCCCAGCACCCGGGGGTTGATGTCCCAGCCGGTGGTGCTGACGATCAGGTGGGCGGTGCCGTTGGCGAGGTTCTTCATCGTCTCGGTGGTGCCGGACGGGTAGTAGTCGACGTACTGGCCCAACTCCTTGAGGAAGGCCCACGTCTTGTCCCAGCCCGCGGTGGGGTCCTTGGGGTTCGAGTCACCCAGGATGTAGGGCAGACCCATCAGGAACGTTCGTCCCGGACCGGAGTTGGCCGGTCGGGCGTACTGGAACCTCTTCGGGTTGGCCTTGGCCCAGGCGAGCAGGGCCTGCGCGTTGGTGGGTGGCGTCGCGAGTCGCGACGGCAGGTATTCGAGCAGCGGGCCGGACGGATAGTAGGTGACCGTCACGCCGGCGTTGCCGGCGAGTTTCTGCATCGCGGCGGCCGGTTCCAGGTAGTTCTGCATCCCGCCGAGCCGGTCGGCGAACGCCGGCAGCACGTCGACCCAGAGCCCCTGCTCGATCCCGGCCGCGAGGCCGTCGACGCCGGTCAACACCAGACCGATGTCCACCCGGTCCGCACCCTGCTGGGCCTTGATCTTGCCGGCCAGCTCGGGCGCAGGCGCCTTCGAGTACGTCACCCGGGAGATCACGTCCGGGTTCTTCGACACGAACTCGTCGATCATCCCCTGGGTGAGCTGTAGGTTGCCCGCCACGTCGAGGACGTTGAGCGTCACCGCCCGGCCGGGTCGCTGCGGCACCTCACCGGAGGTGTCACCCGAGGTGTCGCCGGGGGTCTCCGGCGCTCCGCACCCGACCGCGCCCACCAGGAGCGACGATGCCGTGACCAGGAGGGCGCCTCGCCGCGTCATACCCATCAGCCGTCTCCTTCGTCGGCTACCCGGCCCGGCCAGGTAGGTCCACGCTCCGCTCAGGTGGGGTCGCCCGTGAGGCCGCCCGCCATGGGCCATCTGCGATGCATTCAGACAGCCGGCGTGCCGCGACGGCAACGGGTTGCCATGTATTGCCTCGCGCGAATGCGTTCGAGGGCCGGAATGTTGCCGGGGCATTGCCGAGTGCGCACCGTCGTCATAACATGATCACGGCGCGTAGCCGGGGGGAGCCCAGCAATGCCCGACCACACCAGGCCGCCCGACAAGAGAGCCACGATCTACGACGTCGCGGCCGAAGCCGACGTGTCACCCTCCACGGTGTCGCGTGCCTTCTCCCGGCCGAGTCGCGTCAACTCCGAGACCGCCGAGCGGGTCCGCCAGGTCGCCGAGCGGTTGGGCTATCGCACCAACCCGCTCGCCCGCGCCCTCACCACGTCCCGCACGCGCATGATCGCGCTCGTCATCGCCGACATCACCAACCCGGTCTACGCCGGGATCGTGCGCGGTGCGCAGGAGACGGCGATGCACGACGAATACACCACGGTGCTGATCGACGCCCAGGAGTCCGACCGGCTGGAGCGGGCGGCGATCGAACGCACGATGTCGACGGTCGACGGCATCGTGTTGGCCAGCAGCCGAATGTCGGACTCGGCGATCCGGATGTTCGCCAAGCAGCGGCCGGTGGTGGTCCTCAACCGCGCCGTCGCCGACGTGCCCTGCGTCGTGACGGACAATCCCCGAGGGGTCCGGCGGGCCGCCGAGCACCTCGGGGAACTGGGGCACGACCACATCACCTACGTCGCGGGGCCGCAGGCGTCCTGGCCGAACGGCATCCGCTGGCGGTCGTTGCTCGAAGCCGGCATGGAACTGGAGATCAAGGTACGCCAGATCGGCCCGTTCAGCCCGACCATCGAGGGCGGTGAGCGAGCCGCCGAGGAGCTGCGCGCCCGTCCCGCGACCGCTGTCCTCGCCTTCAACGACCAGATGGCGATCGGGCTCATCCGTGGCCTCACCCGAATGGGTGTCGACGTGCCGGGCGACGTCAGCATCGTGGGTTTCGACAACACCCTCGCCGCCGACATCGTCACACCAGGGCTGACCACTGTCGCAGCACCGTTCTACGCGGAGGGCTCGGCGGCGACCCGGCACCTCCTCACGATGATCGAGGGCGCTCCCGGGCACGCCGGCCGGCCGATGGTCCTGCCGGTACGCCTCGTGGTCCGCCACTCGACGGCCGCCCGTCGGAGCGCGGGTCGCGCCCGACAGTGGGTACGCCAACCGCCCGCACCCGACCCGGCGGCCCACCGCTCCTGAGCGGGTGGTTCGGTCTGCGGGGCAGCGGACGTCCGCCGGTCGATGACAGGATCGCTCGATGCGTGTTCTCTTCGACGGCAAGGTGCCGGTCCACTACGGGCAGATCTACGTGACCAGTTCTGACCCGCCAAACATGGAATGGGCGTTCGCCGGGCAGGCGAATGGCCTGTGCGGGGGCGGTCAGCCGGGCGCGCTGTTCCTGATGACCGGCACACACTCTGGGCGGGTCCGGCTCACTGTCGAGGTGCACGACGCCGAGCCGCCGGCGGCAGCGGGGGAATGGGAGGAGGTGGTGGAGGTGTCCTTCGTGCCGAGCGCCGCGGTCGTCGACCTGGTTCCGTGGGGAGAGGGGGCGCTCGCCCGGCTGCCGCTGACCTCCGAAGGGCAGGCCATCAGCGAGCTGCCGGTCTACCGTGCGCGGTACTGCGCCACGGGCATGGACGAGGGGCACGACCCGTTCGGCGGGCTCGATCCTGACGAGCTTGACGAGAGCGACCACACCTACATGGATCGACGGCCGGACCGCTACCTGCTGTGCCTGTGGCCGGAAGGCACAGCAGGCGACGCCGTGCCGCGCGCCGACGCGGTCCTGCGACAGACCAGCGACGGTGCCGCCTACTGGCACACCTGGGCGCGAGCGTTGGCACTCCCGCCGGCCCGATAGGAATCACGGCATCACCTGCCACGACTCTCCGCATCGTCGTGGCATCATGCTCGGCCACGGATCACCAGGGGCAGCTCCGTGCCGCGGCGCGCTCTCGGTGACCGAGTTCAGCGAGTAGAGCACCTGCTGGCACTCTCGGTGCCGGCTCAGGCGTGGGTGGGCCGGATGTTGTGGTTGAGATGGAAGACGTTCTGCCGATCCCAGACGTTCTTGAGGGCGGTCAGCCTGGCGAGCTTGGCGGCCGGGTAGGCGCGGCGTAACCCGCGTTGCCCCTCGTCGGCGGCGAGGGAATTGACATAGACGCCGTGGGCGTACGGGTCGAGCGCGACGCCGGCGCTGCGCGCCGCTGCCACCCGTTCGTCGTCTTCGGATGGCTCGGTCCAGCGGGAGCCGGCGCCGTACTCGAACGTGGTGCCGCGGTGGCTGAACGCGGCGTCGGCGTCCGCGACGTCGGCGATCGCGCCACCGTGTGCCTGCAGGCCGACGCCGGGCAGTTGGGTGCCGGCGTGGAGGTCTGCCGCGCCGCGCAGCAGGAACGCCTCGATCGCGGCGGTGGGGAACTGCCGCAGGTAGTGCGCGCTGGAGTACCGGCGGTAGGCGTGGCCACCGGTGGTGTCGTCACGTTGCTGAAGTTCGAGGTATGACGGGGTGGTGACCCGCTCGGCGACCGGGCGCCCGAGTGCGCGCATCGCCGGCAGCAACAGGTGACCCCGTGCGGGGTCGCCGACCCATACGAAGCCGACGGTGGCGATTGGGCCGCGGGGCGTGCTGTGGACATCGGCGGTGAAGGTGGCCTGCCGTGGCGCGACGGCGTTGAGGTCCCGCCAGCCTTCGAGCACTGGTACGGCGTCCTCGGCGCGGAAGTCGAACTCGGCGACCAGGGTCTGCGTTCCGGTGTGGTGCAGTTGGAATTCGAAGTCGGTGACGATGCCGAAGTTGCCGCCCCCGCCGCGCAGGCCCCAATAGAGGTCGGGGTTCTCGGTTCGGGTCGCGGTCACCACTTCCCCGTCGGCCGTGACCATCGTGTAGGAGACGACGTTGTCGCAGGCCAAACCGTGTTGGCGGGCGAGCCAGCCCATGCCGCCACCGAGGGTCAGGCCGCCGACCCCGGTGTGCGAGACGTTG
Coding sequences within:
- a CDS encoding FAD-binding oxidoreductase — translated: MTTTATSLRLAGRLLTPNDPGYDAARAVWNAMIDRRPQMIVRAASVTDVVTAVRLAQELDLEIGVRCGGHNVAGLAVPPNGLMIDLTALNAVRVDPIRRRARVQGGALLGALDRASQPYGLATTAGNVSHTGVGGLTLGGGMGWLARQHGLACDNVVSYTMVTADGEVVTATRTENPDLYWGLRGGGGNFGIVTDFEFQLHHTGTQTLVAEFDFRAEDAVPVLEGWRDLNAVAPRQATFTADVHSTPRGPIATVGFVWVGDPARGHLLLPAMRALGRPVAERVTTPSYLELQQRDDTTGGHAYRRYSSAHYLRQFPTAAIEAFLLRGAADLHAGTQLPGVGLQAHGGAIADVADADAAFSHRGTTFEYGAGSRWTEPSEDDERVAAARSAGVALDPYAHGVYVNSLAADEGQRGLRRAYPAAKLARLTALKNVWDRQNVFHLNHNIRPTHA